A region of the Legionella sp. PATHC035 genome:
GACAAGCAGCCTGGCTCCTGTTTCAATCAAACGAATAATTCCAGACATTTAAGAATATTGAATGAACAACAAGCTTGTCATGCTGTTTATTGTCTCAATCCTGCTTTCAGGGTGTAAACATGGTGGCGTTCTCTTTAAAAAACCACCAGTTAACAACCCTAGTGATGATGCTACAATTAAATTAGCTGAGGCAGCGGTATCTGTAAGCGATTCCATGCATGAAATGGCGCGCGTTGAAAAAGTAATTTTACCACCACCAGTAGATAATACATTGACTATACCTAATGCGTATAATCTCCAAGCCAGAGCAAGTGTAGACTGGTCTGGTCCTATCGAAGAATTAACTGCTCGCATTGCAAAATCTGCGCATTTCAGGCTCCGTGTTTTAGGGAAGGCTCCTTCAATTCCGGTTTTAATTAGCCTTAATGTCAAAGATCAAAGTTTAGCTGAAATCCTGCGTGATATTGATTACCAAGCTGGTCAAAAGGCCAATATTCACGTCTATCCTAACAGTCAGGTTGTTGAATTGCGCTATGCCAAAATTTATTCCTAGTTTAATAGTTGTATTGTCTGCGTTACTCATTGGTTGTCACTCATCAAA
Encoded here:
- the dotD gene encoding type IVB secretion system lipoprotein DotD, with translation MNNKLVMLFIVSILLSGCKHGGVLFKKPPVNNPSDDATIKLAEAAVSVSDSMHEMARVEKVILPPPVDNTLTIPNAYNLQARASVDWSGPIEELTARIAKSAHFRLRVLGKAPSIPVLISLNVKDQSLAEILRDIDYQAGQKANIHVYPNSQVVELRYAKIYS